The DNA segment ATGGCCGCGGTGTTCACGCCGACCTTGTCGGCGCCCGCGCGCAGCAGCTTGTCCACGTCCTCGGCCGTGCGGACGCCGCCGCCGACCGTGAGCGGGATGAACACCTGCTCGGCGGTGCGCCGCACCACGTCGTAGGTCGTCTCCCGGTTGCCCGAGGACGCGGTGATGTCCAGGAAGGTCAGCTCGTCGGCGCCCTCGGCGTCGTACACCTTGGCCATCTCGACGGGGTCGCCCGCGTCGCGCAGGTTCTGGAAGTTGACGCCCTTGACGACCCGGCCGTTGTCCACGTCCAGGCAGGGGATGACTCGTACGGCCAGGGTCATGCGGGAACTCCTCGGAACGCCTCCACCTCGATCTCGACGACCAGGCTGGGGTCCACGAAACCGGAGACGATGATCATGGTTGCGGCGGGCCGGACGGTGTCGAACAGCTCCTTGTGGGCGCGCCCGACCTCGTCTACGTCCCGCGCATGGGTGATGTACATGCGGGTGCGCACGACGTCGTCACGGCCGAGCCCCAGCCGCTCCAGCGCGGCCAGGGCGACATTGAAGGCGTTGACCGCCTGCTCGTACGGGCCGCCCCCGGCGATCTGCCCGTCCACGATGGACGTGCATCCCGAGACCAGCACCAGGCCGCTGGGCAGTTCCACCGCACGGGAGTAGCCGAACTGCTCCTCCCAGGGCGCACCCGTGCTCACACGTCGTACGTCGCTCACCGGGCCACAGCCTCCAGTGCCTCTTCCAGCGTGAACGCCTTGGCGTACAGGGCCTTGCC comes from the Streptomyces sp. NBC_00820 genome and includes:
- a CDS encoding RidA family protein, giving the protein MSDVRRVSTGAPWEEQFGYSRAVELPSGLVLVSGCTSIVDGQIAGGGPYEQAVNAFNVALAALERLGLGRDDVVRTRMYITHARDVDEVGRAHKELFDTVRPAATMIIVSGFVDPSLVVEIEVEAFRGVPA